The following is a genomic window from Opitutus sp. ER46.
CGTTTCCACCACCACCCGTCTCGCTTGCCATGTCGCGCTGCTTCCCCACCCGCTCCGCACTCGCCGTTCTCGCTCTCCTCTGCGGCTCCGCCGCCCCGACGTTCGCCCAGTCGCCCCGGACCAATAAGCCCATCCTGCACGGTCGCCACTGGGTGGCGGTCACCGGCAAGCCGCTCGCGGCCTCCGCCGGCGCGCTCACCTTTGCCAAAGGCGGCAACGCGATCGATGCCGCCTGCGCCATGCTCGCCGCCACGTGCACCATGTGGGACACCCTCGGCTGGGGCGGCGAAACCCAGGCTCTTATCTACCATCCGAAGACCGGTCGCGTGATCGGCGTCAACGCGCTCGGCGTCGCCCCAACCGGCGCCACCGTCGAGTTCTACCGCCAGAAGGGCATGGATTTTCCGCCCGAGTACGGCCCGCTCGCCGCGGTCACCCCCGGCACGCCCGGCGGGCTCATGGTCATGCTCGCCGAGTTCGGCACGCTGTCGCTGGCCGAGGTCCTTGCGCCCGCGATCGAGATGGCGGACGGCTATCCCATCGAGGCGCAGGCGGCTGACACCATGGAACGTTTCCGCACGCAGATCTCCGCCTGGCCGGACTCGCGCCGTGTCTTCCTGCCGCATCTCGACCCCAAGGACGCCAGCCGGCGCGCCGCCCCACAACCCGGCGATATTTTCCGGCAACCGGAGCTCGCCGCCACCCTGCGCCGCCTCGTCGAGGCCGAACGCGCCGCTCTCGCCGCCGGTCGCGACCGCAAGTCCGCCATCATGGCCGCCTATGATCGCTTTTACCGCGGTGACATCGCCCAGGAGCTCGTCGCCAGCGTCCGGACGCAGGGCGGTTTGTTCACCTTGCGTGACCTCGACACCTGGCGCGTGCAGCTCGAGGAACCCGTTTCGACGACGTACAAGGGCGTCGAGGTCTACAAACTCACCACCTGGACCCAGGGTCCCGCGATGCTCCAGGCGCTCAATCTGCTCGAGCCTTTCGATCTCCGCGCGATGGGCTACAACAGCGCGCGCTACATCCATACCGTCTACCAGGCGATGAACCTGGCGTTCGCCGATCGCGATTTCTACTACGGCGATCCCGCTTTCCCGCCGGCCGAGCCCATCCGCGGCCTGCTGTCGAAGGACTACGCGAAAGCGCGTCTCCCGCTCCTCAACCTCGAGCGCAATGATCCCCGCGCCCGCCCGGGAGACCCTTATCCTTTCCAAGGCGAAACCAACCCCTACTCCGCGCTGCTGGAAAAGTGGACGCCCACTCCCGCCCGCTCCGCCCAACGCCCCGCGGGTTTTCAGGTCTCCGCTCTCACCCCTGACGAGGTCTTTCGCATCGGCACCACGTCCATCCAGGCCGCCGACGCCAGCGGCTGGGTGATCTCTGTCACCCCGAGCGGCGGCTGGATTCCCGCCGTCATCGCCGGGCGCACCGGCATCGGACTCTCGCAACGCATGCAGAGCTTCGTCTTCGAGCCGGCCATGAATCCCTTCAACGTCCTCGAACCGGGCAAGCGCCCGCGCGTCACGCTCACGCCTTCCCTCGCACTCAAGCAGGGCAAACCGTTCCTCGCCTTCTCCGTCCAGGGCGGCGATTCGCAGGACCAGAACCTGCTCCAGTTCTTCCTCAACGTCGTCGAGTTCGACATGGACGTCCAGCAGGCCGCCGAGGCCGCCAACTTCGCCAGCTACCAGATGCAGTCCTCCTTCGGCGACCATCGCTCCGAGCCGGGACGCCTCGAGGTGCGGCAGGACGTTCCGGAGTGGGTGCGCACGCAGCTCACCCGCATGGGCTACAAGGTGGAAACCCTCCCGCGCGTCTACGCCCCCACCACGGCGATCCGGATCGATTCCGCGCGCGGGACATTCCAGGGCGCCGCCTCCGACACCGGCGAGGATTACGGCATCGCCTGGTGACGCATCGGCGCCGCGTGGGCGTGATCGACGCCGCGCTTGGGTCGCATCCCGGGACCCTGGCTCGGAGAATTGCCGATGCCAAACCAAGAAAATTGCGTCGCGAATTGTCCTTCCGACCAGTCCTCGTTCGTTGACGCTCGAACCCACCCATACCCATGCCCACCCAACCCTACATGATCATCTTCCGCGACGCGTCGCCCGAGACGTATCGCGCGATGTCGGCTGACCAGCGACAGCAACTCCTGGAACAGTGGAATGCCTGGTACGACGGCCTCGCCGCCCAGGGAAAGGTCGAACACGGCCATCCCCTCGCCCCCACGGGCCGGGTGGTTTCGGGCCCACGCGGCGAACGCGTCACCGACGGCCCTTTCCCGGAATCGACCGAAGGCATCGGCGGCTACTTTCTCCTCCAGGTCAGCGGCCTCGATGAGGCCACCGCGATTGCCCAGCGCTGCCCGAGCCTGCCCCACGGCATGTCGGTCGAGGTGCGCCCCGTCGCCGATGCGTGCGCGACGCTCGGCGTCCGCGGCCGCCCGCGGGCCGTGCCCGAGCCGGTGAACGCCTGAAGTCCTGTCCGCGCGCCCCGTGCCGATTCGGCGGCAAGCTCCGCCGAACCGGTGCGCGCGTCGCCTTCGCTCCCCGGTGAATCCAACGCCCCCGTCTTCCGCCACCCCGGCCGGCCCGCCGGCCGCCGACGCCGCCTCGGCCGCGCGCGCGTCCGCCGTCGTCGAACATTTCTTCCGCCACGAGTCGGGCCGACTCCACGGGGCCCTGATGCGGCACTTTGGGCCCGCCAACTTTGCCCTCGTCGAGGACGTCGCCCAAGCCGCCCTGTTGCAGGCAATGCGGGTGTGGTCGATCGGAGGCCTGCCGCCCAATCCTTCGGCCTGGATCACGCGCGTGGCCATCAACCTCGCGCGCGACGCACTCCGCCACCAGCGCATGTCGAGCGGCAAGGAGGGGGCGCTCATCAGTTATCTCGAGCAATTGCAGCCCGACTCGCGCTTCGTCGGCGAGTCCGACCAACAGCTTCGTGAGGACGCGCTCCGGCTGATGTTCGTGTGCTGTCATCCGGCGCTGGCCTCCGACGCCCAGGTGATCCTCGCGTTGAAGACGCTGTGCGGCTTCAGCACGGGCGAGATCGCGCGGGCGTTCCTCAGCACCGAGGCGGCGATCGAGAAGCAGCTCACGCGCACCAAGCAACGGATCCGCGAGGCCCAGATCCGTTTCGAGATTCCCGAGTCGCGCGAGCTCGGCCCGCGCCTCGATGGCGTGCTCGCCACACTCTACCTGCTGTTCAACGAGGGCTACAAGGCCTCGAGTGGCGACCGGC
Proteins encoded in this region:
- a CDS encoding gamma-glutamyltransferase; amino-acid sequence: MSRCFPTRSALAVLALLCGSAAPTFAQSPRTNKPILHGRHWVAVTGKPLAASAGALTFAKGGNAIDAACAMLAATCTMWDTLGWGGETQALIYHPKTGRVIGVNALGVAPTGATVEFYRQKGMDFPPEYGPLAAVTPGTPGGLMVMLAEFGTLSLAEVLAPAIEMADGYPIEAQAADTMERFRTQISAWPDSRRVFLPHLDPKDASRRAAPQPGDIFRQPELAATLRRLVEAERAALAAGRDRKSAIMAAYDRFYRGDIAQELVASVRTQGGLFTLRDLDTWRVQLEEPVSTTYKGVEVYKLTTWTQGPAMLQALNLLEPFDLRAMGYNSARYIHTVYQAMNLAFADRDFYYGDPAFPPAEPIRGLLSKDYAKARLPLLNLERNDPRARPGDPYPFQGETNPYSALLEKWTPTPARSAQRPAGFQVSALTPDEVFRIGTTSIQAADASGWVISVTPSGGWIPAVIAGRTGIGLSQRMQSFVFEPAMNPFNVLEPGKRPRVTLTPSLALKQGKPFLAFSVQGGDSQDQNLLQFFLNVVEFDMDVQQAAEAANFASYQMQSSFGDHRSEPGRLEVRQDVPEWVRTQLTRMGYKVETLPRVYAPTTAIRIDSARGTFQGAASDTGEDYGIAW
- a CDS encoding YciI family protein; this translates as MPTQPYMIIFRDASPETYRAMSADQRQQLLEQWNAWYDGLAAQGKVEHGHPLAPTGRVVSGPRGERVTDGPFPESTEGIGGYFLLQVSGLDEATAIAQRCPSLPHGMSVEVRPVADACATLGVRGRPRAVPEPVNA
- a CDS encoding sigma-70 family RNA polymerase sigma factor, which gives rise to MNPTPPSSATPAGPPAADAASAARASAVVEHFFRHESGRLHGALMRHFGPANFALVEDVAQAALLQAMRVWSIGGLPPNPSAWITRVAINLARDALRHQRMSSGKEGALISYLEQLQPDSRFVGESDQQLREDALRLMFVCCHPALASDAQVILALKTLCGFSTGEIARAFLSTEAAIEKQLTRTKQRIREAQIRFEIPESRELGPRLDGVLATLYLLFNEGYKASSGDRLLREELCDEAVRLTSILVEHPAGRTPRSHALLALMLLTAARFPSRTADDGMLLRLHDQDRGKWDQALISRGLVELLAAAQGDEVSEYHLQAGIAACHCTAPDYASTDWRRILSHYDALNRLKPSPVVALNRAVALANVEGAQAGLDAIAAIPRRELLESHYLYHTVVGELEGRLLHHAAAADSYRRALQLATVGPEQVYLSRLLDRAGL